A genomic window from Sorex araneus isolate mSorAra2 chromosome 2, mSorAra2.pri, whole genome shotgun sequence includes:
- the GDAP1 gene encoding ganglioside-induced differentiation-associated protein 1 isoform X2: MPDKESMYYPRVQHYRELLDSLPMDAYTHGCILHPELTVDSMIPAYATTRIRSQIGNTESELKKLAEENPDLQEAYIAKQKRLKSKLLDHDNVKYLKKILDELEKVLDQVETELQRRNEETPEEGRQPWLCGESFTLADVSLAVTLHRLKFLGFARRNWGNGKRPNLETYYERVLKRKTFNKVLGHVNNILISAVLPTAFRVAKKRAPKVLGTTFVVGLLAGMGYFAFMLFRKRLGNMLLAFRPRPNYF, from the exons ATGCCTGATAAGGAAAGTATGTATTACCCACGGGTCCAGCATTATCGAGAGTTGCTGGACTCTTTGCCGATGGATGCCTATACACATGGCTGCATTTTACATCCTGAGCTAACTGTGGACTCCATGATCCCAGCTTACGCAACAACGAGGATTCGCA GCCAAATTGGTAATACTGAGTCTGAACTCAAGAAGCTCGCTGAAGAAAACCCAGATTTACAAGAGGCCTACATTGCCAAGCAGAAGCGTCTTAAA TCAAAGCTGCTTGACCATGACAATGTAAAATACTTGAAGAAAATTCTTGATGAGTTGGAGAAGGTTTTGGATCAAGTTGAAACTGAGTTACAAAGGAGAAATGAAGAAACCCCAG AAGAGGGCCGTCAGCCTTGGCTCTGCGGAGAGTCCTTCACCCTGGCAGATGTCTCGCTTGCTGTCACCTTGCATCGCCTGAAGTTCCTGGGCTTTGCGAGGAGAAACTGGGGAAATGGAAAGCGACCGAACTTGGAAACCTATTATGAGCGTGTcttgaagagaaaaacatttaacaAGGTTTTAGGACATGTCAACAACATATTAATCTCTGCAGTGCTGCCAACTGCATTCCGGGTGGCCAAGAAAAGGGCCCCGAAAGTTCTTGGCACCACCTTTGTGGTTGGTTTGCTTGCAGGAATGGGATATTTTGCTTTTATGCTTTTCAGAAAGAGACTTGGCAACATGCTATTAGCGTTTAGACCTAGACCAAATTATTTCTAG
- the GDAP1 gene encoding ganglioside-induced differentiation-associated protein 1 isoform X1 translates to MAQRPDEPSGGAPAGGADKADAEVKLILYHWTHSFSSQKVRLVIAEKALKCEEHDVSLPLSEHNEPWFMRLNSTGEVPVLIHGENIICEATQIIDYLEQTFLDEKTPRLMPDKESMYYPRVQHYRELLDSLPMDAYTHGCILHPELTVDSMIPAYATTRIRSQIGNTESELKKLAEENPDLQEAYIAKQKRLKSKLLDHDNVKYLKKILDELEKVLDQVETELQRRNEETPEEGRQPWLCGESFTLADVSLAVTLHRLKFLGFARRNWGNGKRPNLETYYERVLKRKTFNKVLGHVNNILISAVLPTAFRVAKKRAPKVLGTTFVVGLLAGMGYFAFMLFRKRLGNMLLAFRPRPNYF, encoded by the exons ATGGCTCAGAGGCCGGACGAGCCGAGCGGGGGTGCGCCCGCGGGGGGCGCAGACAAGGCGGACGCGGAGGTGAAGCTCATCCTCTACCACTGGACGCATTCCTTCAGCTCGCAGAAG GTGCGCTTGGTAATTGCTGAAAAGGCATTGAAGTGCGAGGAACATGATGTAAGTCTGCCCCTGAGTGAGCACAATGAGCCTTGGTTTATGCGTTTGAACTCAACTGGAGAAGTGCCTGTCCTTATCCACGGTGAAAACATTATTTGTGAGGCCACTCAGATCATTGATTATCTTGAACAGACTTTCCTGGATG AAAAAACACCCAGACTAATGCCTGATAAGGAAAGTATGTATTACCCACGGGTCCAGCATTATCGAGAGTTGCTGGACTCTTTGCCGATGGATGCCTATACACATGGCTGCATTTTACATCCTGAGCTAACTGTGGACTCCATGATCCCAGCTTACGCAACAACGAGGATTCGCA GCCAAATTGGTAATACTGAGTCTGAACTCAAGAAGCTCGCTGAAGAAAACCCAGATTTACAAGAGGCCTACATTGCCAAGCAGAAGCGTCTTAAA TCAAAGCTGCTTGACCATGACAATGTAAAATACTTGAAGAAAATTCTTGATGAGTTGGAGAAGGTTTTGGATCAAGTTGAAACTGAGTTACAAAGGAGAAATGAAGAAACCCCAG AAGAGGGCCGTCAGCCTTGGCTCTGCGGAGAGTCCTTCACCCTGGCAGATGTCTCGCTTGCTGTCACCTTGCATCGCCTGAAGTTCCTGGGCTTTGCGAGGAGAAACTGGGGAAATGGAAAGCGACCGAACTTGGAAACCTATTATGAGCGTGTcttgaagagaaaaacatttaacaAGGTTTTAGGACATGTCAACAACATATTAATCTCTGCAGTGCTGCCAACTGCATTCCGGGTGGCCAAGAAAAGGGCCCCGAAAGTTCTTGGCACCACCTTTGTGGTTGGTTTGCTTGCAGGAATGGGATATTTTGCTTTTATGCTTTTCAGAAAGAGACTTGGCAACATGCTATTAGCGTTTAGACCTAGACCAAATTATTTCTAG